The Sporomusa termitida genome has a window encoding:
- a CDS encoding YueI family protein, with product MRIFDSIRIKNVNFKNRVVMAPMVPFGMPADQDGMMGNELLHHYLQRTANGMGLMICQSLSVTSQSRSGSGEMEVYMDNTLQTESISNWVQKDKLEQALMVGMHRAPELKHDEKIYYLGEFKERVLKKLTKKQVLEAAVYPEIIQSLKDPRANKLIIDGSLSGSSVQKYRKLARKLGVPNTERSDPEFKGDTGLIIVSDQAVAVEDITIPERSIRLEELGLSSALARAAGRKLCKTCLQKVAAIDKNELINYRKLTWADRLCGDRCPGHDKVDAGNFV from the coding sequence TTGAGAATATTTGATTCAATCAGGATTAAAAATGTCAATTTTAAAAACCGAGTGGTCATGGCGCCAATGGTGCCTTTCGGGATGCCGGCGGACCAAGATGGGATGATGGGTAACGAGTTGCTGCATCACTATTTACAAAGAACGGCCAATGGGATGGGGCTTATGATTTGTCAATCTCTTTCCGTTACTTCTCAAAGTCGCAGCGGTAGCGGCGAAATGGAGGTTTATATGGATAATACTCTTCAAACGGAATCCATTAGCAATTGGGTACAGAAGGATAAACTGGAACAGGCTTTAATGGTGGGAATGCATAGGGCACCGGAATTAAAGCATGATGAAAAAATCTATTATCTTGGTGAGTTTAAAGAACGGGTCTTAAAAAAATTAACAAAAAAACAAGTATTGGAGGCGGCCGTCTATCCCGAAATCATTCAGTCGTTAAAAGATCCCAGAGCGAATAAGTTGATTATCGACGGAAGTCTTAGTGGATCGTCTGTTCAAAAATATCGAAAACTGGCCCGCAAATTAGGAGTTCCCAATACAGAGCGTAGTGATCCCGAGTTCAAGGGAGATACGGGGCTTATCATAGTTAGTGATCAGGCTGTAGCGGTTGAAGATATAACAATACCGGAGAGAAGCATTCGTTTAGAGGAACTAGGCCTGTCGTCAGCATTGGCCCGGGCAGCGGGTAGAAAGTTATGCAAAACATGCTTGCAAAAAGTTGCTGCGATAGATAAAAATGAGCTAATAAATTATCGCAAGCTTACATGGGCGGATCGTTTATGCGGGGACCGATGTCCTGGACATGATAAAGTTGACGCTGGTAATTTCGTTTAA
- a CDS encoding IS3 family transposase: MVRNSRVGTLEQLKSGLDEYVQWFNEKRLHSTLGYLSPLQYKSLNKTV; encoded by the coding sequence ATTGTCAGGAACAGCCGTGTTGGAACACTTGAACAGCTCAAAAGTGGACTAGATGAATATGTTCAATGGTTTAATGAAAAGAGGCTTCATTCCACTTTGGGCTATCTCAGTCCACTTCAGTATAAGTCCCTTAATAAAACTGTCTAG
- a CDS encoding type II toxin-antitoxin system Phd/YefM family antitoxin translates to MIAANYSTVRENFKEYCDRANNDVETIFVTRKSGGNVVILSEAEYNNMIENLYIRSNKANYDRLTKSIERLNQGKGIKKELMND, encoded by the coding sequence ATGATAGCAGCCAACTATAGCACCGTGAGAGAAAATTTCAAAGAGTATTGCGACAGGGCGAATAACGATGTAGAGACTATTTTTGTAACCCGCAAGAGCGGCGGCAACGTGGTTATCCTGTCGGAAGCTGAATACAATAACATGATCGAAAACCTATACATCCGCAGCAACAAAGCCAACTATGACCGGCTAACGAAATCCATTGAGCGATTGAATCAAGGCAAGGGCATCAAGAAGGAATTAATGAATGATTAA
- a CDS encoding Txe/YoeB family addiction module toxin — MIKVWDDDAWNDYLYWQDTDRKMVKKINALIKDIERTPFDGLGKPEPLKHTLSGFWSRRIDPEHRLIYRIRDDKLEIAQCRYHYD; from the coding sequence ATGATTAAAGTCTGGGACGATGATGCTTGGAACGATTACCTGTACTGGCAAGACACGGATCGAAAGATGGTAAAGAAAATCAATGCTCTCATCAAAGATATCGAACGAACTCCTTTCGATGGTCTCGGCAAACCAGAACCCTTAAAACATACGTTGTCAGGTTTTTGGAGCCGCCGGATCGACCCCGAACACAGACTGATATACCGGATCAGAGACGATAAACTCGAAATTGCCCAATGCCGCTATCATTATGATTGA
- a CDS encoding epoxyqueuosine reductase, which produces MGLVDFSCFPRRSVLCVDAKSFFASDELGYEKCGIIPIQEMDGYAEKLEERIQKVPASEKFYQGQRRLLNLQISYPWAKSVVVLARRYGRYKIPQPVKGQIAKSYLLDLRADPELKEYKSSQAMDQYLQSLGLQVATNRKCGIVGLRWAAMQAGLGVIRRNNFFYAQSGSWVALEAWLTDKEMELRETSDLPPCPKGCNRCVVACPTRSLSEPYTMLPTTCVSFLTTFGGRNLPKEPLSKAFGRCIYGCDICQDVCPMNKGRWQENEDFPGLSELAPTLTPESILEMDEDYYKEKIQPKFFYLSSDELWKWKVNVLCFMRNNYQKEYKSYIIAACENENIKVQEMARAIRDEWGLSNGNTSTALIEY; this is translated from the coding sequence ATGGGGCTCGTTGATTTTTCTTGTTTCCCCCGCAGGAGCGTATTGTGCGTCGATGCAAAATCATTCTTTGCGTCCGATGAGCTAGGTTATGAAAAGTGCGGCATTATTCCAATTCAGGAGATGGATGGGTATGCGGAAAAATTGGAGGAACGCATCCAGAAAGTTCCCGCATCTGAAAAGTTTTATCAGGGGCAGCGTCGCCTCCTTAACCTGCAGATTTCGTACCCATGGGCCAAGTCTGTGGTTGTACTTGCCAGGAGGTATGGGAGGTATAAAATACCACAACCTGTTAAAGGGCAAATTGCCAAATCGTATTTGCTTGATTTGCGGGCTGATCCTGAGCTTAAAGAATATAAGAGCAGCCAAGCTATGGATCAATACTTACAAAGCCTTGGACTGCAAGTTGCCACCAACCGAAAATGTGGAATTGTCGGGCTGCGATGGGCGGCCATGCAAGCAGGACTGGGGGTTATCCGTCGGAACAATTTCTTTTACGCGCAATCCGGTTCATGGGTGGCTCTGGAGGCATGGCTGACAGACAAGGAAATGGAGCTGCGTGAAACATCCGATTTGCCGCCTTGTCCCAAGGGCTGCAACCGCTGCGTAGTGGCCTGCCCAACACGCTCGCTGTCTGAGCCTTATACAATGCTGCCGACCACATGCGTTTCCTTTCTAACCACATTCGGTGGACGCAATTTGCCAAAGGAGCCTCTTAGTAAAGCGTTTGGCAGATGCATCTATGGATGTGATATTTGTCAGGACGTATGCCCCATGAATAAGGGAAGATGGCAGGAGAACGAGGATTTTCCCGGTCTGTCTGAACTGGCTCCTACGCTAACACCGGAAAGTATTTTAGAAATGGACGAGGATTATTACAAAGAAAAGATACAACCGAAGTTTTTTTATTTATCATCGGATGAGCTTTGGAAATGGAAGGTCAACGTACTGTGTTTTATGCGAAACAATTATCAGAAAGAATATAAATCCTATATTATCGCAGCCTGTGAAAATGAGAACATAAAGGTTCAGGAAATGGCCCGAGCAATTCGTGATGAATGGGGTCTTAGTAATGGAAACACTTCGACAGCCCTAATAGAATATTGA
- a CDS encoding alpha/beta fold hydrolase — MEKFVNQEGCKVAYDYLAGNRAITIILVHGYGLYRAMWQPQVTFLQESGYAVINIDVRGHGNSRPASEFSVKLAAEDIHAILNSEKPGQYLLCGLSMGAFVVQEYAFLFGGAAGYMLTGVTPLFIPYPKWEKILLASSGAMMKYLYTWKGLKKAMAKGSTYTKPALLRVGQMFEEIDKQEFLVSWQGFTTCLHEELFKYNVPLLVVAGEQDTRGTIQKHLPDWQKHYPGCAVKTIANAGHVANLDQPEQFNRILFSFISHCESEKPYP, encoded by the coding sequence ATGGAAAAGTTTGTAAATCAAGAAGGATGCAAAGTAGCTTATGATTATTTAGCGGGGAACCGGGCCATTACCATTATTTTAGTGCATGGTTATGGACTGTATCGTGCCATGTGGCAGCCTCAGGTTACATTTTTGCAGGAAAGTGGCTATGCCGTGATTAACATTGATGTACGGGGCCATGGAAATTCAAGACCCGCAAGTGAATTTAGCGTGAAACTGGCGGCAGAGGATATTCACGCCATACTCAATTCAGAAAAGCCTGGGCAATATTTACTGTGCGGGCTGTCAATGGGTGCCTTTGTCGTACAGGAATATGCCTTCCTTTTCGGGGGGGCCGCTGGGTATATGCTGACAGGGGTGACGCCGTTATTTATACCTTACCCCAAATGGGAAAAGATACTGCTCGCATCCTCCGGGGCAATGATGAAGTATCTTTACACCTGGAAGGGGCTGAAAAAAGCGATGGCAAAAGGAAGCACCTATACAAAACCGGCGCTGCTGAGGGTTGGGCAGATGTTTGAAGAAATCGACAAGCAGGAGTTTCTGGTTTCGTGGCAGGGTTTTACAACCTGCCTGCATGAAGAACTGTTCAAGTATAACGTGCCTCTTTTGGTTGTTGCCGGTGAGCAGGATACACGAGGAACCATCCAAAAGCATCTTCCGGATTGGCAAAAACATTATCCGGGTTGTGCAGTAAAAACCATTGCCAATGCGGGCCATGTGGCAAATCTGGACCAGCCGGAACAATTCAACAGGATATTGTTTTCTTTTATAAGTCATTGTGAGTCGGAAAAACCGTATCCGTAA
- a CDS encoding MBL fold metallo-hydrolase, whose protein sequence is MPEGTRLEQIKSSPHYADGQFQNLVPIPPRVEGTSPVSLWLEYLFIPKERLAPTEPIPAVKTDLMALDRDKDIVIWLGHSSYYMQLGGKRILIDPVFSAYAAPVPFVNRAFEGTNPYTAEDMPEIDYLLITHDHWDHLDYSAISALKPKVKQVLCGLGVGAYFEQWGFAADLIHEADWFTAVALEADFTVHVLPARHFSGRMLTRNKTLWASLALVTPERRIFFSGDSGYGPHFKQIGESLNGFDLVVLDNGQYDKNWPHVHMTPEEAVQAAEALKAKALMPAHVGKFAIANHPWDEPFQRITAASQNKNYRLLTPMIGEPLELANEQQVFSPWWEGMN, encoded by the coding sequence TTGCCGGAAGGTACACGCCTTGAACAAATCAAGAGTTCACCGCATTACGCTGACGGGCAATTTCAGAATTTAGTTCCCATTCCCCCGCGTGTTGAGGGAACCAGTCCCGTTTCGTTATGGTTGGAGTATCTTTTTATTCCCAAAGAACGGCTGGCACCGACAGAGCCTATTCCTGCCGTAAAGACAGACCTGATGGCCTTAGACAGGGATAAGGATATAGTGATTTGGCTGGGACATTCTTCGTACTATATGCAGCTCGGGGGAAAACGGATCCTGATTGATCCGGTATTTAGCGCTTATGCAGCCCCTGTCCCTTTTGTCAACAGGGCTTTTGAGGGGACCAATCCGTACACGGCGGAAGATATGCCGGAAATCGATTATTTGCTGATTACTCACGATCACTGGGATCATCTGGATTATTCCGCGATTAGCGCCCTGAAGCCCAAAGTCAAACAGGTGCTCTGCGGTTTAGGCGTAGGCGCGTATTTCGAGCAATGGGGCTTTGCGGCGGACCTCATCCATGAAGCTGACTGGTTTACCGCAGTGGCGCTGGAAGCTGATTTCACTGTTCATGTGCTGCCGGCCCGTCATTTTTCCGGGCGTATGCTGACCAGAAATAAGACGCTGTGGGCAAGCTTGGCCCTGGTAACCCCTGAACGCCGGATATTTTTCAGCGGTGACAGTGGCTATGGGCCGCATTTTAAGCAAATTGGCGAAAGCTTAAACGGCTTCGATCTTGTTGTTTTGGATAACGGCCAATACGACAAAAATTGGCCGCATGTACACATGACACCGGAAGAAGCGGTACAGGCTGCCGAAGCCCTGAAGGCCAAAGCCTTGATGCCGGCGCATGTAGGAAAGTTTGCCATTGCCAACCATCCCTGGGACGAACCGTTTCAGCGAATCACTGCTGCCAGTCAGAATAAGAACTATAGGCTGCTTACACCAATGATCGGAGAGCCGCTAGAGCTTGCAAATGAGCAACAAGTCTTTTCTCCCTGGTGGGAAGGAATGAATTGA
- a CDS encoding type II toxin-antitoxin system Phd/YefM family antitoxin — MSVIIRPVSDLSKKVSEIESICFEQNSPVYLTKNGSNHMVLTSHEHYEKLLAQLRLYEKLLLAEAENRRGEMLDFNAVMDEIDAEAAGSSGGNEQKVSY, encoded by the coding sequence ATGTCCGTTATTATCCGGCCGGTTTCAGATTTATCCAAAAAGGTTTCAGAAATTGAGTCCATATGCTTTGAACAGAATTCGCCCGTTTATCTAACCAAGAATGGCTCCAACCATATGGTGCTGACCAGTCACGAGCATTACGAAAAACTCCTCGCGCAACTTCGCCTGTATGAGAAACTTTTACTGGCCGAGGCTGAGAATCGGCGGGGAGAAATGCTTGATTTTAACGCTGTGATGGATGAGATTGACGCTGAAGCGGCAGGGAGTTCAGGTGGGAATGAGCAAAAAGTATCGTATTGA
- a CDS encoding type II toxin-antitoxin system RelE/ParE family toxin has product MSKKYRIEIAPSAAKDLKEIIRFIARDNATAAQTLAKSIRDKINTVLTANPFLCTILLDYPALATAGYRRLAVHKHYSVLYVIVNSSVKIMHIWDNRRNWDLIE; this is encoded by the coding sequence ATGAGCAAAAAGTATCGTATTGAAATTGCCCCCTCCGCCGCTAAAGATTTAAAAGAAATCATTCGCTTTATTGCCAGAGACAATGCTACTGCCGCTCAAACGCTGGCAAAGTCAATTCGTGATAAAATTAATACCGTGCTTACCGCCAATCCCTTCTTATGTACCATTTTATTGGACTATCCTGCTTTGGCAACCGCCGGTTACCGCCGCCTGGCCGTTCATAAGCATTATTCAGTTTTGTACGTAATCGTCAATTCGTCTGTGAAGATCATGCATATCTGGGATAACCGCCGCAATTGGGATTTAATTGAGTAA
- a CDS encoding RNA polymerase sigma factor produces MRKQQNEFVSVIKKEQPKLLRYVRQRLTGISDMDAEDIVADVLFNVYNRMTADNHMENLAAYLYQSVKHKIWDHFRQAKTPLSLDALDKDTGLPRGEKLMDTTGDVESLVEKKEFALRLKNALIKLEPKQRAVWAATELDGYTFKELSLKWGEPIGTLLSRTTQALRKTLQEE; encoded by the coding sequence GTGCGCAAACAACAAAATGAATTTGTCAGTGTTATAAAAAAGGAGCAGCCGAAGTTGCTGCGCTATGTTCGGCAAAGGCTGACCGGCATCTCCGACATGGATGCGGAAGACATCGTGGCAGATGTACTCTTTAATGTGTATAACCGGATGACTGCTGACAACCATATGGAAAACCTGGCTGCTTATCTATATCAGTCGGTAAAGCATAAAATATGGGATCATTTCCGGCAGGCGAAGACGCCGTTATCTTTAGATGCTTTGGATAAGGATACTGGTTTGCCGAGGGGCGAGAAGCTGATGGACACGACAGGCGATGTGGAAAGCTTGGTAGAGAAAAAAGAGTTTGCCTTGCGATTAAAGAATGCGTTAATAAAGTTAGAGCCCAAACAGCGTGCCGTTTGGGCGGCTACCGAACTGGATGGCTATACCTTTAAAGAATTATCGCTAAAATGGGGTGAGCCCATCGGTACGCTGCTATCGCGGACGACGCAGGCGCTGCGCAAGACGCTGCAAGAAGAATGA
- a CDS encoding CBO0543 family protein: MNMDIILITANMLIHPTIVAVLYWQKPLPSRRLLNLFFFSSWLAFTSNLLGLHFGTWDFPSPTIGRPGTELLYGLLGLPPKAIMLVYLLKPSVSYNTVVIAIVSALTISWEWAGLKYSHLLVYHHWHLSLTYLAAFTVYSFLAFLWQKKVL; encoded by the coding sequence ATGAATATGGATATTATTCTCATCACTGCCAATATGCTTATACATCCCACTATAGTTGCTGTTCTTTATTGGCAAAAACCTTTGCCTTCGCGGCGACTTCTGAATTTATTCTTTTTTAGTTCATGGCTTGCATTTACAAGTAATCTGCTGGGTCTTCACTTTGGGACGTGGGATTTCCCTTCACCAACAATTGGTCGGCCTGGGACAGAATTGCTATATGGCCTTTTGGGCCTGCCACCTAAAGCAATAATGCTTGTGTACCTTTTGAAGCCGTCCGTTTCCTACAACACCGTAGTAATCGCCATTGTTTCAGCGTTGACCATCTCCTGGGAATGGGCTGGTCTAAAATACTCGCATCTTCTGGTATATCATCACTGGCACCTCTCTTTGACATATCTGGCGGCATTTACAGTCTATTCTTTTCTCGCATTTTTATGGCAGAAGAAAGTTCTATAA
- a CDS encoding CBO0543 family protein, with protein MDTFYQLVNAVIISANISYFHWSTKEVLSLGWLVVAGFLAIACVLLFILIDKSRLREILLFGFILTFLFVYTDVIATEYGLWEYKTRIIPIKASIFPFSYTMNPIFHMLAYQYGNTRWRFVSLNTIVAGLFAFIAHPLYVWADVLWLGNWNYINSFIYLMAIPWGVRSFVIWIANIEQQYATENRRSTLFRALSPAMKLLDGDKDEK; from the coding sequence ATGGATACTTTTTATCAATTGGTAAACGCGGTGATCATTTCGGCGAATATTTCATACTTCCATTGGAGTACTAAAGAAGTTCTTTCTCTGGGGTGGTTGGTCGTTGCTGGTTTTCTTGCGATAGCTTGTGTGCTATTATTTATCCTAATCGACAAGAGCAGATTGCGTGAAATACTTTTGTTTGGTTTTATATTGACATTTCTATTTGTATACACTGACGTAATTGCGACTGAATATGGCCTGTGGGAATATAAGACCCGCATTATTCCTATAAAGGCAAGCATATTCCCTTTTTCATATACCATGAACCCGATATTTCATATGCTGGCTTATCAATACGGTAATACGCGGTGGCGTTTTGTTTCACTAAACACTATTGTAGCGGGATTATTTGCTTTTATTGCCCATCCTTTGTATGTTTGGGCAGATGTATTATGGCTTGGAAATTGGAATTATATCAATTCATTTATATATCTCATGGCCATTCCCTGGGGCGTAAGGAGTTTCGTTATTTGGATTGCCAATATTGAGCAACAATACGCAACAGAAAACAGACGATCAACGTTGTTTAGGGCACTCAGCCCGGCAATGAAATTACTTGACGGCGATAAGGACGAAAAGTAA